The following coding sequences lie in one Corynebacterium anserum genomic window:
- a CDS encoding homoserine dehydrogenase produces the protein MAESTSYSVRPGKGAGATVGVALLGLGTVGAEVLRLLDVRGDEFAARVGGRLEVRGVAVSDLSRPREGVDRALLTDDALSLVKRDDIDLVIEVIGGIDYPRQVVNAALKAGKSVVTANKALIAAHSAELSEAAAKSAVDLFFEAAVAAAIPVVGPLLRSLAGDKVEAVMGIVNGTTNFILDAMYNRGASYDEMLAEATELGYAEADPTADVDGYDAASKAAILASLAFHTRVSSDDVHTEGIRHITTDDIKAAKAANSTIKLLAICERLKDEEGNESVSARVYPALVPLSHPLASVSASYNAIFVEAESAGGLMFYGNGAGGGPTASAVLGDVVAVARNIVLGGRGPGESTYAALPIADFGSIDTRYHLDMEVADRVGVLAEVANVFSHNAVSIKTVRQEGLHDGARLVVITHTAKEADLDRTVTCLKELDAVKEIRSVIRMES, from the coding sequence ATGGCTGAATCTACGTCCTACTCTGTCCGTCCAGGCAAGGGTGCTGGCGCTACTGTCGGGGTAGCCTTACTGGGGTTGGGTACCGTGGGGGCGGAGGTTCTGCGTTTGCTCGACGTCCGTGGTGACGAGTTCGCTGCTCGGGTTGGCGGAAGGCTCGAGGTGCGCGGTGTTGCTGTGAGCGATCTCTCGCGCCCACGTGAGGGAGTGGATCGTGCCCTGTTGACCGACGACGCCCTGAGCTTAGTGAAGCGCGACGACATTGATCTCGTCATCGAAGTCATCGGTGGGATCGATTACCCTCGCCAGGTCGTCAACGCGGCCTTGAAAGCCGGAAAATCTGTTGTCACTGCTAATAAGGCGCTGATCGCAGCTCATTCTGCGGAGTTGTCTGAAGCCGCTGCGAAATCTGCCGTCGACCTCTTTTTCGAGGCCGCAGTTGCTGCGGCCATTCCAGTGGTGGGGCCGTTGCTACGCTCATTGGCCGGCGACAAGGTCGAGGCAGTGATGGGCATTGTCAACGGAACTACAAACTTCATCCTCGATGCGATGTACAACCGTGGGGCTAGCTACGATGAGATGCTCGCGGAGGCCACCGAACTAGGTTATGCAGAGGCTGATCCGACAGCGGACGTCGATGGCTACGATGCAGCATCGAAAGCAGCTATTTTAGCGTCCCTAGCTTTCCACACCCGTGTCTCCAGTGACGATGTGCACACAGAAGGTATCCGCCACATCACCACCGATGACATTAAGGCGGCGAAGGCTGCCAACTCCACGATTAAGCTGTTGGCGATTTGTGAACGTCTGAAGGATGAGGAGGGGAACGAGTCCGTCTCCGCTCGTGTGTATCCGGCTCTCGTACCCCTATCCCATCCGTTGGCCAGCGTCTCTGCCTCTTACAACGCGATCTTCGTGGAAGCGGAATCCGCTGGTGGGTTGATGTTCTACGGAAATGGTGCAGGCGGTGGGCCCACTGCCTCCGCCGTATTGGGTGACGTGGTTGCTGTGGCTCGAAACATTGTGCTCGGCGGCCGTGGCCCAGGAGAGTCGACGTACGCTGCCCTTCCTATCGCGGACTTCGGCAGTATCGATACCCGTTACCATCTCGATATGGAGGTCGCGGATCGAGTGGGTGTGCTTGCAGAGGTTGCCAACGTCTTCTCTCACAATGCCGTATCCATCAAGACCGTCCGGCAGGAAGGCCTTCATGACGGCGCACGCCTAGTGGTTATCACCCACACTGCGAAAGAAGCCGATCTTGACCGCACAGTGACGTGTCTGAAGGAACTGGATGCGGTGAAGGAAATCCGCTCAGT
- the lysA gene encoding diaminopimelate decarboxylase, producing the protein MDPLVHLPSVPLRQRTQSTEEFNAIPAHVYPCNTARRADGVMSVAGVPLTDIAERYGTPAFILDEDDFRSRCRRLAKAFGGGQRVHYASKAFISKTVCRWVAEEGLALDVASQGELQVALAADFPPERITVHGNNKSRDFLTLAVESGVELIVIDSLQEISLLSDVATSVGCEQDVLVRVTPGVHVDTHEFIATSHEDQKFGFSLASGAAYRAAMACVDAKNLSFRGLHCHVGSQVFDAAGFVLAAERLLKMWAGLLQELPREEGERLNILDLGGGYGIAYMPDQQALDVEHVAANLLEKVAEASYKVGVPRPVVNVEPGRAIAGPSMVTVYRVGTVKDVETSDRTVRRYISVDGGMSDNIRPALYQAEYDVRIANREVEGDLVHCRIVGSHCESGDILVNDLPVPNDVRPGDLLVIAATGAYCYSMSSRYNMMMRPPVVTVKDGESAVMIRRETIEDVLSLET; encoded by the coding sequence GTGGATCCACTGGTTCATCTGCCATCGGTGCCATTGCGCCAAAGGACGCAGTCCACTGAGGAGTTCAACGCCATTCCCGCCCACGTGTATCCGTGTAATACCGCGCGACGCGCTGATGGGGTGATGTCCGTGGCCGGTGTGCCTTTAACGGACATCGCTGAGCGTTATGGAACCCCGGCCTTTATCTTGGACGAGGATGATTTTCGTAGTCGCTGCCGCCGGCTTGCTAAGGCTTTTGGGGGTGGCCAGCGCGTGCATTATGCGTCGAAAGCTTTCATCTCCAAGACAGTGTGCCGTTGGGTGGCTGAAGAAGGACTCGCACTTGACGTGGCGAGCCAAGGTGAACTGCAGGTTGCTTTAGCCGCGGATTTTCCACCGGAGCGCATCACCGTGCACGGAAATAATAAGTCTCGTGATTTTCTCACTCTGGCCGTGGAATCCGGCGTCGAGCTCATTGTTATCGATTCTCTCCAGGAGATTTCTCTCTTATCCGATGTAGCTACTTCTGTTGGCTGCGAACAGGATGTTTTGGTTCGCGTGACTCCGGGTGTGCATGTCGATACCCATGAATTCATCGCCACGTCCCATGAAGATCAGAAATTCGGTTTCTCTTTGGCCTCTGGTGCAGCGTATCGCGCCGCCATGGCTTGCGTAGATGCAAAGAATCTTTCCTTCCGTGGTTTGCATTGCCATGTTGGTTCTCAGGTTTTCGATGCTGCGGGATTTGTCTTGGCGGCGGAACGCTTACTGAAGATGTGGGCTGGGTTGTTGCAGGAGCTGCCCCGTGAGGAGGGGGAGCGGCTGAACATTTTGGATCTCGGTGGTGGGTACGGCATCGCCTACATGCCAGATCAGCAGGCATTGGATGTGGAGCATGTCGCGGCGAATCTGTTGGAGAAAGTCGCTGAAGCCTCGTATAAGGTGGGGGTCCCTCGCCCAGTGGTGAACGTGGAGCCCGGCCGCGCGATTGCTGGTCCGTCTATGGTCACCGTGTACCGTGTCGGCACCGTGAAGGATGTGGAGACGTCGGATCGAACCGTTCGACGCTACATTTCCGTGGATGGCGGTATGTCCGATAACATCCGTCCTGCCCTGTATCAGGCAGAGTATGACGTGCGTATCGCTAATCGCGAAGTCGAGGGGGACCTGGTTCACTGCCGTATTGTCGGTTCTCATTGCGAATCGGGTGACATTCTTGTCAATGATTTGCCGGTGCCAAATGATGTGCGCCCTGGTGATCTCTTGGTGATTGCAGCTACCGGCGCCTACTGCTATTCCATGAGTTCTCGCTACAACATGATGATGCGTCCTCCGGTTGTCACTGTGAAAGACGGTGAGTCGGCGGTGATGATCCGCCGCGAAACCATTGAGGATGTCCTGTCGCTTGAGACCTAA
- the argS gene encoding arginine--tRNA ligase: MTPAELSALITDVARSVLDEQNLDSGVVEKPATVERPRNPEHGDYATNIAMQLAKRAGTNPRQLGTWLADALAEKEGIAEATVAGPGFINIRLAAEAQGKIVADILAAGSGYGTGDELAGQSINLEFVSANPTGPIHLGGTRWAAVGDSLGRVLAARGATVTREYYFNDHGTQIDRFAHSLIAAAKGEPTPEDGYGGDYIHDIAGQVAQANPHWSELDEAAARELFRSQGVELMFAHIKRTLKEFGTEFDVYFHENSLFESGAVDRAISTLKANGNLYEADGAWWLRSSNFGDDKDRVVIKSDGNAAYIAGDIAYIVDKIERGHDLCIYMLGADHHGYIARLKAAAAALGYDPEQVEVLIGQMVNLVKDGKAVRMSKRAGTVITLDDLVEAIGVDAARYALIRSSVDSSLDIDMDLWASQTSDNPVFYVQYGHARLSSLARKAVDCGVEAEDADLSLLTHPREGDLIRTLGEFPKVVATAAELREPHRVARYAEELAGTFHRFYDSCQILPKGEEPTGADAAPVFRARLALAAATRQTLANALGLVGVSAPERM, from the coding sequence GTGACTCCTGCAGAACTTTCCGCCTTAATTACAGATGTTGCTCGTAGCGTGTTGGACGAGCAGAACTTGGATAGTGGCGTCGTTGAAAAACCAGCGACTGTTGAACGTCCACGTAACCCAGAACACGGTGACTATGCAACTAACATTGCCATGCAGTTAGCAAAGCGAGCCGGTACAAACCCACGCCAGTTGGGTACCTGGTTGGCTGATGCCCTCGCTGAGAAAGAAGGCATTGCGGAGGCCACGGTTGCTGGCCCAGGCTTCATTAACATTCGGTTGGCCGCCGAGGCGCAGGGAAAGATCGTCGCTGACATTCTGGCCGCTGGTTCGGGTTACGGAACAGGTGACGAACTAGCGGGACAGTCCATCAACCTAGAATTTGTCTCAGCCAACCCGACTGGGCCGATTCACTTGGGCGGTACGCGGTGGGCTGCGGTGGGAGATTCTCTTGGGCGAGTGTTAGCAGCTCGCGGCGCCACAGTGACCCGTGAGTATTACTTCAATGATCACGGTACGCAAATAGACCGCTTTGCTCATTCTCTGATCGCTGCGGCTAAAGGTGAGCCGACGCCAGAAGATGGCTATGGAGGCGACTACATCCACGATATCGCCGGTCAGGTCGCGCAGGCCAACCCACACTGGTCCGAACTGGATGAGGCCGCCGCCCGCGAGTTGTTTCGTTCGCAGGGTGTGGAGCTCATGTTTGCCCACATCAAGCGCACCCTGAAGGAATTCGGTACTGAGTTTGACGTGTACTTCCACGAGAATTCCCTGTTCGAGTCCGGTGCGGTTGACAGGGCCATTAGCACGTTGAAGGCTAATGGCAACCTCTATGAAGCTGATGGTGCATGGTGGTTACGCTCCTCCAATTTCGGTGATGATAAAGACCGCGTGGTCATCAAATCCGATGGCAACGCCGCCTACATCGCTGGAGACATTGCGTACATCGTGGACAAGATTGAGCGCGGTCACGATCTGTGTATATACATGCTTGGAGCCGATCACCATGGGTATATTGCGCGCCTGAAGGCAGCTGCTGCAGCGTTGGGATACGACCCCGAACAGGTTGAGGTTCTCATCGGCCAGATGGTCAATCTGGTCAAGGACGGCAAGGCCGTCCGTATGTCTAAGCGTGCAGGTACTGTAATCACCCTTGATGATCTAGTCGAGGCTATCGGCGTGGATGCGGCTCGTTACGCGTTGATCCGTTCCTCGGTGGATTCCTCCTTGGATATTGACATGGATCTGTGGGCTTCTCAGACGTCTGATAACCCGGTGTTCTATGTTCAATACGGTCACGCTCGCCTCTCTTCCCTTGCTCGTAAAGCTGTGGACTGTGGTGTGGAAGCAGAGGACGCAGATCTGTCGTTATTGACTCACCCTCGGGAGGGCGACTTGATCCGTACTCTGGGTGAGTTTCCGAAGGTTGTCGCCACGGCTGCGGAATTGCGTGAGCCACACCGTGTCGCCCGTTACGCAGAGGAACTGGCGGGTACATTCCACCGTTTCTACGATTCTTGTCAGATTCTGCCGAAGGGTGAAGAACCGACGGGCGCTGATGCAGCTCCGGTGTTCCGAGCTCGTTTGGCATTGGCCGCTGCTACCCGCCAGACTCTGGCCAACGCCTTGGGTTTGGTTGGTGTTTCAGCTCCAGAAAGGATGTAG
- a CDS encoding AAA family ATPase: MLQIHKLNVENFAGLREARLELKDSGVTVIYGPNEAGKSTLLKAFKLLVSDVKVNSAAKSVKENFPRDRDDHPQISAELSVGNYRVRIEKFYRPNSGKAVLDIFEPQQETIVGREAEERFRDILNAETDRTLLAALTIEQGKSLDDFAALQVSTLATVMANNNQGMEDSAFGEEASDNSYASSLFEAIQKEYARYWTATGQIKAKSDFRAKKDALEAAQQSLADAEKTYREAQDYIGKLDHLQREKASISEKLPEAREAVVVCEAELKTAETVAATLAQLEDKVATAQQRHALAENQWNTRKNLIEQLNQETHELEKHAVALKTAQEAQEVERQRAEDREKRIEELEKRSKAAHNLHRAVEAAYLRLQAAEAIVADQMVLEDFTVLEARKTDLERELVLNPATGAVMTELRRAIAQLDAAVQLRDAVATSVHIDGPVGEIVSDDTGEHYELGEEGTELSIASRREITMGDFIVTVTPTQDQADQDRAVQRAQDDVRALSEKLQLADGDSTALLAQAEDKADERQKIEEKLSELSIEMSSVVAGRTPDSIRQKLQGTYAEYVRADKEVTHMLEDYRAHGFSDSTLSEFHERLVAQDSALGKTDIGDQASSADDDCAGISTRNRDAEERAGSDSGTSDGGGQEFSGDIATLRCLIEMEPATDFSRMVRQSRLVADEADKNLRAESLRSGATSEVTKSFFKAQAAHSSAERTVAKYAASLASARQEQSDESLSCAVEEALQASEEAETELQKGREANAGVELDTACSNLKKAQGRVHNLEQRLRQIDMDQVANEAYLDGRSDAADRRDSAQAECERAESDYARIKAQAHAARLLSETVMKARADMQAQYEKPFKETFEKLAEVVYGPGVHFDLAEDFSVTKRVLRGIDLEPQQLSGGAREQMLILARLAVARLVGGGEAVPIFIDDALGFSDVHRIESMNNLLGHLGRTNQVIVLTCDVERFDGIPGARQLSIDSITTAE; encoded by the coding sequence ATGCTGCAGATTCACAAGTTGAATGTCGAGAACTTCGCTGGCCTCCGTGAGGCGCGTCTCGAGCTTAAGGACAGCGGAGTCACGGTAATTTATGGCCCTAATGAGGCAGGAAAATCCACCTTACTCAAGGCTTTCAAACTCTTGGTGAGTGATGTCAAGGTGAACTCTGCAGCCAAGAGTGTGAAAGAAAATTTCCCTCGGGATAGGGATGATCACCCCCAGATCTCCGCTGAGCTCAGCGTAGGGAATTACCGTGTGCGAATAGAGAAATTCTATCGACCGAATTCCGGTAAGGCCGTACTAGACATCTTTGAACCGCAACAGGAGACCATTGTAGGACGCGAGGCGGAAGAACGCTTCAGGGATATTCTCAACGCAGAAACGGATCGGACACTACTCGCGGCATTGACCATTGAGCAAGGCAAAAGCCTCGATGATTTTGCCGCGTTGCAGGTCTCCACGCTGGCAACAGTGATGGCGAATAACAATCAAGGCATGGAGGATTCTGCGTTTGGGGAAGAAGCGTCGGACAATTCTTATGCAAGCAGTTTGTTCGAGGCCATCCAAAAAGAATATGCAAGGTACTGGACAGCGACTGGCCAGATAAAAGCCAAAAGTGATTTCCGGGCGAAAAAAGACGCGCTCGAAGCTGCTCAACAGTCACTCGCTGATGCTGAGAAAACCTACCGCGAGGCGCAAGACTACATCGGTAAACTCGATCATCTCCAGCGAGAAAAAGCCAGTATTTCTGAGAAACTTCCTGAAGCTCGCGAAGCCGTAGTTGTCTGTGAAGCAGAGCTTAAGACAGCAGAAACAGTAGCCGCGACGCTCGCGCAACTCGAGGACAAAGTAGCCACCGCGCAACAGCGCCACGCACTGGCTGAGAACCAGTGGAACACCAGGAAAAATCTCATTGAGCAGCTGAATCAAGAAACCCATGAATTGGAAAAACATGCTGTCGCCTTGAAAACTGCGCAGGAGGCTCAAGAAGTAGAGCGACAGCGCGCGGAAGATCGTGAGAAGCGTATCGAAGAGTTAGAGAAGCGAAGCAAGGCAGCGCATAATCTGCATCGCGCGGTTGAGGCAGCGTATCTGCGTTTGCAGGCTGCAGAAGCGATCGTGGCGGATCAGATGGTACTCGAGGACTTCACTGTGCTAGAGGCACGCAAAACCGACTTAGAGCGTGAACTAGTTCTCAACCCCGCTACGGGCGCAGTGATGACTGAGCTACGCCGTGCGATAGCTCAGCTAGATGCTGCAGTTCAGCTGCGCGATGCGGTAGCGACCTCCGTGCACATTGACGGCCCAGTGGGGGAGATCGTCAGCGACGATACTGGAGAACACTATGAACTAGGCGAAGAGGGAACAGAGCTTTCTATCGCAAGCCGGCGTGAGATTACCATGGGGGACTTCATTGTCACGGTCACTCCGACCCAAGACCAAGCAGACCAAGATCGTGCTGTGCAACGCGCTCAAGATGATGTGCGCGCCCTGTCCGAGAAGCTGCAACTTGCTGACGGCGACAGCACTGCCCTTCTGGCTCAGGCAGAAGACAAAGCCGATGAGCGACAAAAAATAGAGGAAAAGCTATCCGAGTTGAGCATAGAAATGAGCTCTGTCGTAGCAGGGCGTACTCCGGACAGTATTCGTCAGAAGCTACAGGGAACTTACGCTGAATATGTTCGTGCTGATAAGGAAGTCACGCACATGCTCGAGGATTATCGAGCACACGGTTTCAGTGACTCGACTTTGTCTGAATTCCATGAGCGACTAGTAGCCCAAGATAGCGCCCTGGGGAAAACCGATATTGGGGATCAGGCCAGCAGCGCGGATGATGATTGTGCAGGTATTAGTACTCGCAACAGGGATGCTGAAGAGCGGGCAGGTAGTGATTCGGGCACAAGCGATGGCGGAGGGCAAGAATTCTCCGGAGATATAGCCACTTTGCGCTGCCTGATTGAGATGGAGCCAGCGACAGACTTTTCTCGTATGGTGCGCCAATCTCGTTTGGTGGCTGATGAGGCTGATAAGAACCTGCGCGCTGAGTCCCTGCGTAGCGGCGCAACCTCTGAGGTAACTAAGTCCTTTTTCAAAGCACAAGCAGCACACAGTTCAGCGGAGAGAACTGTAGCGAAATACGCAGCTTCCCTGGCATCGGCCCGGCAAGAACAATCAGATGAGTCTTTATCTTGTGCGGTCGAGGAGGCGTTACAGGCGTCGGAGGAGGCAGAAACCGAGCTTCAGAAGGGTCGCGAGGCGAACGCAGGCGTGGAGCTAGATACTGCGTGCAGCAATTTAAAGAAGGCCCAGGGCCGAGTTCATAATCTTGAGCAGCGACTGCGCCAGATCGATATGGATCAAGTTGCCAATGAGGCCTATCTTGACGGACGTTCTGATGCAGCTGATCGCCGAGATTCTGCCCAGGCAGAATGTGAAAGAGCGGAGAGTGACTACGCTCGCATCAAGGCCCAGGCGCATGCTGCGCGGCTGCTGTCGGAGACAGTAATGAAAGCCCGCGCTGATATGCAGGCTCAGTACGAGAAACCATTCAAAGAAACCTTCGAAAAACTCGCCGAAGTGGTCTATGGTCCGGGGGTGCATTTCGACTTAGCGGAAGATTTCTCGGTTACTAAACGTGTATTGCGGGGAATTGATCTTGAACCGCAGCAGTTGTCAGGCGGGGCGCGTGAGCAAATGCTTATCCTGGCTCGTCTAGCAGTAGCCAGATTAGTTGGTGGCGGGGAAGCAGTGCCGATCTTTATTGACGATGCGCTGGGATTCTCCGATGTTCATCGCATCGAAAGCATGAATAATCTTCTGGGGCACCTAGGACGGACCAACCAGGTCATCGTACTCACATGCGATGTGGAACGATTCGACGGAATCCCCGGTGCTCGCCAGCTGTCCATCGACAGCATTACAACCGCAGAGTAG
- a CDS encoding metallophosphoesterase family protein, whose product MTSTSPSASYSSSSDELPPHVSAPDTVRDARPEEASLGTRTRSFRFLHTSDWQLGMPAHFLGEESRIRFAEARLNGVERIFSVASEQGCQAIVVAGDVFDDNLLQPEVYRRAMDVLGHAPVPVFLLPGNHDPLDAASIYNNPDFEALGAATGDGAPVIVLRDTHPVRVSEELGDSVRIIGAPLKSKRASTDLVAHAVAETEQNYGSAEAGEIRILVGHGAVATFGDDFNLSAIDVGRATQACDQRIVDYIALGDTHSTTRLNEAGTVWYSGAHEVTAYREPNGGGETHSGYALVVDITVDEEAASHPATVDVAEHRTGQWTFVAMDADVNSRADAEAFVERLRAVENKRHTAIKYALRGTVDLTTSGWLEDTIGGLAPGFAALYERRRCMDLHVAPDMDELSSMHVGGGYMQHAAEELAERATNKDTEAGDALRLLFRLNANVGKGL is encoded by the coding sequence ATGACTAGCACTAGCCCATCGGCATCATATTCATCCTCGTCAGATGAGCTGCCGCCGCACGTGTCTGCGCCGGATACAGTGCGAGATGCGAGGCCCGAGGAGGCATCGCTGGGCACTCGCACTAGAAGTTTTCGCTTCCTCCACACCTCGGATTGGCAACTGGGTATGCCCGCCCATTTTCTCGGAGAGGAATCGCGCATCCGCTTTGCCGAGGCTCGTCTCAATGGCGTGGAAAGGATCTTCAGTGTGGCTAGCGAGCAGGGCTGTCAGGCCATCGTGGTCGCTGGAGATGTATTCGATGACAACCTATTGCAACCGGAGGTCTATCGCCGTGCAATGGATGTGCTTGGTCATGCTCCGGTACCCGTATTCCTTTTACCGGGCAACCATGACCCGCTCGATGCCGCCAGTATCTACAACAATCCCGATTTCGAGGCTCTTGGAGCCGCGACCGGGGATGGAGCACCGGTGATCGTGCTGCGTGATACACACCCCGTCCGCGTTAGTGAGGAACTCGGTGACAGTGTGCGTATTATTGGTGCCCCGTTGAAATCTAAACGAGCTTCGACGGACCTTGTAGCTCACGCTGTGGCCGAAACAGAGCAGAACTATGGTTCAGCAGAGGCCGGTGAGATTCGAATATTAGTGGGACATGGTGCGGTTGCCACCTTCGGCGATGATTTCAACCTGAGTGCTATCGATGTCGGTAGAGCAACGCAAGCCTGTGATCAGCGCATTGTTGACTATATTGCGCTAGGAGATACCCATTCGACGACCCGGCTGAACGAAGCAGGAACCGTGTGGTACTCCGGCGCTCACGAGGTCACTGCGTATCGGGAGCCCAATGGTGGGGGCGAAACACATTCCGGTTATGCGCTGGTAGTGGACATAACAGTGGATGAGGAGGCTGCTTCTCATCCAGCGACAGTGGACGTAGCGGAACACCGCACAGGTCAGTGGACATTTGTGGCGATGGACGCTGATGTGAACAGCCGCGCAGATGCCGAGGCGTTCGTAGAGCGCCTCAGGGCTGTGGAGAATAAGCGCCACACAGCTATCAAATATGCTCTGCGAGGCACAGTGGATCTCACTACATCGGGATGGTTGGAAGACACCATTGGTGGCCTCGCGCCGGGGTTTGCCGCTCTTTATGAACGGCGCCGGTGCATGGATCTGCATGTCGCCCCTGATATGGATGAGTTGTCGTCGATGCATGTAGGCGGCGGGTATATGCAACACGCAGCGGAGGAACTGGCTGAGCGTGCCACCAACAAAGACACAGAAGCGGGCGATGCCCTGCGCCTGTTGTTCCGTCTGAATGCCAACGTGGGGAAGGGATTATAG
- a CDS encoding SWIM zinc finger family protein, giving the protein MTSNNNGSHGGGGGRRRGLPTRWGENVVMADFGARRRKEAAEAANSLPSIPRGESESWASAQLMEALAENTDSGRLARGREYYRGGKVLGVELAENIITGLVDGTQLEPFDVTFRLKNLPERKRAFLQQELLMDQSHLRSLMHRRAPGQEVSTILMRPDHLRQVSCTCPDRAAVCKHAVAVGYAVAAQLTRDPQQIFRLRGIDPEPFMAQLRKADEKTGAAALENWRGTHSGRDVASNKKAASSKYGVGKNTGGEEAAAEIVDPIRFWGSPDQRVTWGEFAQELGLDQGDGQALMAALRTVSWTGVDQLRAHHELERCYENLVNIEKIFDKLPWEKDYLSRPTDKNEDYD; this is encoded by the coding sequence ATGACTTCGAATAACAACGGCAGTCATGGCGGCGGCGGTGGGCGCCGGCGAGGACTGCCTACCCGATGGGGGGAGAACGTCGTCATGGCCGATTTCGGTGCGCGTCGTCGCAAAGAAGCGGCTGAAGCCGCGAACTCCTTGCCGAGTATTCCTCGAGGTGAATCGGAGAGCTGGGCATCCGCTCAGTTGATGGAAGCACTAGCGGAGAATACGGATTCCGGTCGCCTCGCCCGCGGACGTGAGTATTACCGCGGAGGAAAAGTGTTGGGGGTGGAATTAGCAGAAAATATCATTACTGGATTGGTCGATGGAACTCAGCTCGAACCCTTTGACGTGACCTTTCGTCTGAAGAATCTACCTGAACGGAAGCGAGCATTTCTACAGCAAGAGTTGTTGATGGATCAGTCTCATCTACGCAGCCTCATGCACAGACGAGCTCCCGGTCAGGAAGTCTCCACCATCCTTATGCGGCCAGACCATTTGAGGCAGGTGTCGTGTACGTGCCCGGATCGGGCTGCAGTGTGTAAGCACGCTGTGGCAGTGGGTTATGCAGTGGCTGCGCAGCTCACAAGAGATCCGCAGCAGATCTTTCGGTTGCGTGGGATCGATCCCGAGCCGTTTATGGCTCAGCTGCGCAAGGCTGACGAGAAGACGGGTGCAGCCGCTCTTGAAAATTGGAGAGGAACGCACTCGGGGAGAGACGTGGCGTCGAATAAAAAAGCGGCATCGAGTAAGTATGGCGTAGGGAAGAACACAGGAGGGGAAGAGGCCGCTGCTGAAATTGTCGATCCGATACGCTTCTGGGGCAGTCCTGACCAACGGGTGACATGGGGTGAATTTGCGCAGGAACTCGGTCTAGATCAGGGCGATGGTCAGGCCCTTATGGCTGCATTACGCACTGTGAGTTGGACGGGAGTGGATCAGCTACGTGCGCATCACGAGTTAGAACGATGCTATGAAAATCTTGTCAATATAGAAAAGATATTCGATAAACTCCCATGGGAAAAGGACTATTTGTCTCGCCCCACTGATAAGAATGAGGACTATGACTAG